The following are from one region of the Luteimonas sp. MC1572 genome:
- the rfbA gene encoding glucose-1-phosphate thymidylyltransferase RfbA, with protein MTSRRGIILAGGSGTRLYPITQAISKQLLPVYDKPMIYYPLSALMLAGIREVLIINTPHEQALFQQLLGDGSQWGMDIHYAVQPSPDGLAQAYLIGRDFVGGKPSCLVLGDNIFHGHGFTEVLKRADARQHGATVFGYWVSDPERYGVADFDADGKVVGLEEKPAKPRSNYAVTGLYFYDGRASDFAASLTPSARGELEITDLNRCYLDEGALHMEQLGRGYAWLDTGTHQSLIEASNFIETVEARQGLRVCCPEEIAWTNGWIDDADLERLAAPLAKNGYGQYLLSLAKRGVVR; from the coding sequence ATGACGTCGCGCCGCGGCATCATCCTGGCCGGCGGATCCGGCACCCGGCTGTATCCGATCACCCAGGCGATCAGCAAGCAGCTGCTGCCGGTGTACGACAAGCCGATGATCTACTACCCGCTGAGCGCGCTGATGCTCGCCGGGATCCGCGAGGTGCTGATCATCAACACCCCGCACGAGCAGGCGCTGTTCCAGCAGCTGCTCGGCGACGGCTCGCAGTGGGGCATGGACATCCACTACGCGGTGCAGCCGAGCCCGGACGGACTGGCGCAGGCCTACCTGATCGGCCGCGACTTCGTCGGCGGCAAGCCGAGCTGCCTGGTGCTGGGGGACAACATCTTCCACGGCCACGGCTTCACCGAGGTCCTGAAGCGCGCCGACGCGCGCCAGCACGGCGCCACGGTGTTCGGTTACTGGGTGAGCGATCCGGAGCGCTACGGCGTGGCCGATTTCGACGCCGACGGCAAGGTCGTGGGACTGGAGGAGAAGCCGGCCAAGCCGCGTTCCAACTACGCAGTCACCGGGCTGTACTTCTACGACGGCCGCGCGAGCGATTTCGCGGCGTCGCTCACGCCGTCTGCGCGTGGCGAGCTGGAGATCACCGACCTCAACCGCTGCTACCTCGACGAGGGCGCCCTGCACATGGAGCAACTGGGTCGCGGCTATGCCTGGCTCGACACCGGCACCCACCAGTCGCTGATCGAGGCCTCGAACTTCATCGAGACCGTCGAGGCGCGCCAGGGCCTGCGCGTGTGCTGCCCCGAGGAGATCGCCTGGACCAACGGCTGGATCGACGATGCCGACCTCGAGCGCCTTGCCGCGCCGCTGGCGAAAAACGGCTACGGCCAGTACCTGCTGTCGCTGGCGAAGCGCGGAGTAGTGCGGTGA
- the rfbC gene encoding dTDP-4-dehydrorhamnose 3,5-epimerase: MKVIETPLPGCVVFEPQVFGDERGFFFESFNSDKLAAHGLKPAFVQGNVSSSTRGVLRGLHYQWPKPQGKYVSVIEGEVWDVAVDIRRGSPTFGQSTAVLLSAENRRHFWIPEGFAHGFVTLSERAVFTYLCTATYDRDADAGIRWNDATLAIDWPVSEPVLSDKDARAPFLADVAEERLPVYAP, encoded by the coding sequence GTGAAGGTCATCGAGACCCCGTTGCCGGGCTGCGTCGTGTTCGAGCCGCAGGTGTTCGGCGACGAGCGCGGATTCTTCTTCGAGTCCTTCAACAGCGACAAGCTCGCAGCGCACGGGCTCAAGCCCGCGTTCGTGCAGGGCAACGTGTCGTCGTCCACGCGCGGCGTGCTGCGCGGCCTGCATTACCAGTGGCCCAAGCCGCAGGGCAAGTACGTGTCGGTGATCGAAGGCGAGGTGTGGGACGTGGCGGTGGACATCCGCCGCGGCTCGCCGACGTTCGGCCAGTCGACCGCCGTGCTGCTGAGCGCGGAGAACCGGCGCCACTTCTGGATTCCGGAGGGCTTCGCACACGGCTTCGTGACGCTGAGCGAGCGCGCCGTGTTCACCTACCTGTGCACCGCCACCTATGACCGCGACGCCGATGCCGGCATCCGCTGGAACGACGCCACGCTCGCGATCGACTGGCCGGTGTCGGAACCCGTGCTGTCGGACAAGGACGCGCGCGCGCCGTTCCTGGCGGACGTTGCCGAAGAGCGGCTCCCGGTCTACGCACCGTGA
- the rfbD gene encoding dTDP-4-dehydrorhamnose reductase — protein MRLLLLGANGQVGHALRTALAPLGELVCTTRSGTLADGTPAERADLDDPASLPPLVARLAPDVVVNAAAYTAVDRAEQEPAIAFRANAEAPGALAEACARSGALLVHYSTDYVFDGTATQPYREGDATSPLGVYGESKLAGEHAVRAAGGRNLVLRTAWVYGAHGQNFMRTMLRLAAERDELRVVGDQVGTPTSARLIAAATARALQAVPGSSGLYHLTAVGRTSWHGFAEAIVAGAYARGLLKAMPRVTAITTSDYPTPARRPAWSCLDTAAFSAAFGIALPDWRHALDAVLDEMVASAS, from the coding sequence GTGAGGCTGCTGCTGCTCGGCGCCAACGGGCAGGTGGGCCATGCGCTGCGCACCGCGCTGGCGCCGCTGGGCGAGTTGGTGTGCACCACGCGCAGCGGAACGCTTGCCGATGGAACGCCGGCGGAACGCGCCGACCTCGACGACCCGGCGTCACTGCCGCCACTGGTCGCGCGGCTTGCGCCGGATGTCGTGGTGAACGCGGCGGCCTACACCGCGGTCGATCGCGCGGAACAGGAACCCGCCATCGCGTTCCGCGCGAATGCCGAAGCTCCGGGTGCGTTGGCGGAGGCCTGCGCGCGCAGTGGTGCACTGCTGGTCCATTACTCCACGGATTATGTGTTCGACGGCACCGCCACGCAGCCCTACCGCGAGGGTGATGCCACCTCGCCCCTGGGCGTGTACGGAGAAAGCAAGCTTGCAGGCGAGCACGCTGTGCGTGCCGCGGGCGGCCGGAACCTGGTGCTGCGCACCGCGTGGGTCTACGGCGCCCACGGGCAGAATTTCATGCGCACCATGCTGCGGCTCGCGGCCGAACGCGATGAGTTGCGCGTGGTTGGCGACCAGGTGGGCACGCCGACGTCGGCGCGCCTGATCGCCGCGGCTACCGCGCGCGCGCTCCAGGCGGTGCCAGGAAGCTCGGGTCTGTATCACCTCACTGCCGTGGGGCGGACCAGCTGGCACGGATTCGCCGAGGCGATCGTGGCCGGCGCGTACGCCCGGGGCCTGCTGAAGGCCATGCCGCGCGTCACCGCGATCACCACCAGCGACTACCCGACGCCGGCCCGCCGCCCTGCGTGGTCGTGCCTGGACACGGCCGCATTCAGCGCCGCGTTCGGCATCGCACTTCCGGACTGGAGGCACGCGCTTGACGCGGTTCTCGACGAAATGGTGGCAAGCGCGTCCTGA
- a CDS encoding prolyl oligopeptidase family serine peptidase, producing the protein MIRFARAACIAVTLMAASSLAGATTRSVDVDGFIKRDAFTQIKISPTGEYFAATVPMADRTALVILRRSDNALLASANLGRNKHVANFWWASDGYVLFSGAEKIGELDRPQSTGDIYATSINGKTDILVGQSVAVMGLGSNIRPKKIERVAAHMVDTLRDSETEVLVSVQPFTQDPFTRVDRMNIVTGRRTPVARAPVRNASFLTDHAGEVRVANGLHTDNARRLYLRKGKGDEWTLVNDETTSNRIDWPIGFSNDNLTLYLQSERDDGPDVIVAYDVASGARKEVLRDDNRDPSSIIFSITNDAPVGVLYEDGKARTAFFDPASSDARQYRSLEAAFPDHSPLVTSQTKDGKLTLVQVSSDRNPGDYYLFDTEGKTAAHVLSRRAGVDPEQMAEVRPITLKARDGLALTGYVSIPHGSTGKDLPMVVMPHGGPYGIYESWFFDTDTQLLSAAGYAVLRLNYRGSGNHGRSFQQAGAREWGGKMQDDLTDATRWVVAQGIADGNRVCIHGVSYGGYAALMGVAKEPSLYRCASGYVGVYDLPLMQAADGRDSKRLGNWSKDWVGDDAAALAAASPNRIADRIKVPVFLAAGGEDEIAPIEHSRRMEKALVAAGVPVQTLYYATEGHGFYVEENRREYYTRLLAFLGAHLGGATAGPSSAGAK; encoded by the coding sequence ATGATCAGATTCGCCAGGGCCGCTTGCATCGCGGTCACGCTGATGGCCGCGTCGTCGCTGGCCGGGGCCACCACGCGCAGCGTCGACGTGGACGGCTTCATCAAGCGCGACGCCTTCACCCAGATCAAGATTTCGCCGACGGGCGAGTATTTCGCCGCCACCGTGCCGATGGCCGATCGCACCGCGCTCGTAATCCTGCGCCGGAGCGACAATGCGCTGCTTGCCAGCGCCAACCTGGGCCGCAACAAGCACGTGGCGAACTTCTGGTGGGCCAGTGACGGCTACGTGCTGTTCAGCGGCGCCGAGAAGATCGGCGAGCTCGACCGGCCGCAATCGACCGGCGACATCTATGCCACCAGCATCAACGGCAAGACCGATATCCTGGTCGGGCAGAGCGTCGCGGTGATGGGCCTCGGCAGCAACATCAGGCCGAAGAAGATCGAGCGGGTCGCAGCGCACATGGTCGACACGCTGCGCGACAGCGAAACCGAGGTTCTGGTCTCGGTGCAGCCGTTCACACAGGATCCCTTCACGCGCGTCGACAGGATGAACATCGTGACCGGGCGCCGCACCCCGGTGGCAAGGGCGCCGGTGCGCAATGCAAGCTTCCTGACCGACCACGCCGGTGAAGTGCGCGTGGCGAATGGCTTGCACACCGACAATGCCCGGCGCCTGTACCTGCGCAAGGGCAAGGGCGATGAGTGGACCCTGGTCAACGACGAGACGACCAGCAACCGCATCGACTGGCCGATCGGCTTCTCGAACGACAACCTCACCCTCTACCTGCAGTCCGAGCGCGACGACGGCCCGGATGTGATCGTCGCGTACGACGTCGCCAGCGGCGCGCGCAAGGAGGTGCTGCGCGACGACAACCGCGATCCGTCGTCGATCATCTTCAGCATCACCAACGATGCGCCGGTCGGCGTGCTGTACGAGGACGGCAAGGCGCGTACCGCGTTCTTCGATCCGGCCTCGAGCGACGCCCGCCAGTACCGCAGCCTGGAAGCCGCGTTCCCCGACCACTCGCCGCTGGTCACGTCGCAGACCAAGGACGGCAAGCTCACCCTGGTGCAGGTCTCCAGCGACCGCAACCCGGGTGACTACTACCTCTTCGACACCGAGGGCAAGACCGCCGCGCACGTCCTGAGCCGTCGTGCCGGGGTCGACCCGGAGCAAATGGCCGAGGTGCGCCCGATCACGCTGAAGGCACGCGACGGGTTGGCGCTGACCGGCTACGTCAGCATCCCGCACGGCTCGACCGGCAAGGACCTGCCGATGGTGGTGATGCCGCATGGTGGTCCGTACGGCATATACGAAAGCTGGTTCTTCGACACCGACACGCAGCTGCTGTCGGCCGCGGGCTACGCCGTCCTGCGCCTGAACTACCGGGGTTCGGGCAACCACGGCCGTAGTTTCCAGCAGGCCGGCGCGCGTGAATGGGGCGGCAAGATGCAGGACGACCTGACCGACGCCACCCGTTGGGTCGTGGCGCAGGGCATCGCCGACGGGAACCGCGTTTGCATCCACGGAGTCAGTTACGGTGGCTATGCCGCTCTGATGGGCGTGGCAAAGGAACCGTCGCTGTACAGGTGCGCTTCGGGCTACGTCGGTGTCTACGACCTGCCGCTGATGCAGGCCGCGGACGGCCGCGACAGCAAGCGGCTGGGCAACTGGTCGAAGGACTGGGTGGGCGATGATGCCGCGGCGCTGGCCGCGGCGTCGCCAAACCGCATCGCCGACCGCATCAAGGTGCCGGTGTTCCTGGCGGCGGGCGGCGAGGACGAGATCGCGCCGATCGAACACAGCCGCAGGATGGAAAAGGCGCTGGTGGCCGCAGGCGTTCCAGTGCAGACCCTGTATTACGCCACCGAGGGCCACGGCTTCTACGTCGAGGAGAATCGGCGCGAGTACTACACCCGGCTGCTCGCGTTCCTTGGCGCGCACCTGGGAGGTGCCACGGCAGGACCGTCATCGGCCGGGGCGAAGTAG
- a CDS encoding S9 family peptidase — protein MIRFVKTAVVAVALLFVCMPATAVDLDAFVRTDAFHQIKISPTGEYLAATVPLEDRTVLVILQRSDHKPVGGANLGRNRHVAGFWWATDDRLVFSGSEKIGAHDAPRLTGDLYAVSADGKGAEILVGQSLQVKETGSNIKPRKMEHVAAFLVDPLLDNPREVLISVQKFTEDPFTTAERLDIYSGRRVRVALAPVPRGTFVADKAGQVRAVIGAGIDNVSKLYLRSGSGDEWKLLNDEATSQRIEFPLGFSDDGSKLFLQAEHPTGPDRIVSYDVATAERKTLLVDDVHDPEEIIYSIATHEPVGALYLDGKPRTEFFDAQSADARQYRGLEAAFPGESPIITSKTRDGRYTLVRVVSDRNPGDYFLFDTVKKDAARIISRREWLDPAAMAESRPITLASRDGLRLTGYVTLPPGSEGNALPMVVLPHGGPFGIHEEWQFHDGSQLLAAAGYAVLRINFRGSGNHGRAFEQAGAREWGGKMQDDLTDATRWAVQQGIADPARICIYGASYGGYAALMGAAKEPDLYRCAVGYIGVYDLPMMHARGDMQRRGSGETYLREWIGDPESLAAVSPSRLADRIKIPVFLAAGGEDERAPIEHSRLMERALKQAGVPVETLYYKSEGHGFYVQAHRREFYERLLAFLDRHIGEGRDVATAE, from the coding sequence ATGATTCGATTCGTGAAGACGGCCGTGGTTGCGGTCGCCCTGTTGTTCGTGTGCATGCCGGCGACGGCCGTCGACCTCGACGCCTTCGTCCGCACCGACGCGTTCCACCAGATCAAGATCTCCCCGACGGGTGAGTACCTGGCCGCGACGGTTCCGCTGGAAGACCGCACCGTGCTCGTGATCCTCCAGCGGTCCGACCACAAGCCCGTGGGCGGTGCGAACCTGGGCCGGAACAGGCATGTCGCCGGCTTCTGGTGGGCGACCGACGACCGCCTCGTGTTCAGCGGTTCGGAAAAGATCGGCGCACACGACGCGCCACGCCTCACCGGCGACCTGTACGCGGTGAGCGCGGATGGCAAGGGCGCGGAGATCCTGGTGGGCCAGAGTCTCCAGGTCAAGGAGACCGGCAGCAACATCAAGCCCCGGAAGATGGAGCATGTCGCCGCGTTCCTCGTCGATCCGTTGCTGGACAATCCCAGGGAAGTGCTGATCTCGGTACAGAAGTTCACCGAGGACCCGTTCACGACCGCCGAGCGCCTCGACATCTACAGCGGGCGGCGCGTGCGTGTGGCACTTGCCCCGGTGCCGCGCGGCACCTTCGTGGCCGACAAGGCGGGCCAGGTACGGGCCGTCATCGGGGCAGGTATCGACAATGTCTCCAAGCTCTACCTGCGCAGCGGCAGCGGCGATGAATGGAAGCTGCTCAACGACGAAGCCACCAGCCAGCGGATCGAGTTCCCGCTGGGATTCTCCGATGACGGCAGCAAACTGTTCCTGCAGGCGGAGCATCCGACCGGGCCGGACCGGATCGTCAGTTACGACGTTGCCACCGCGGAGCGCAAGACGCTCCTGGTGGACGACGTGCACGACCCGGAAGAGATCATCTACAGCATTGCCACGCACGAGCCGGTCGGCGCGCTTTACCTGGACGGCAAGCCGCGCACGGAATTCTTCGACGCCCAAAGCGCCGATGCGCGGCAGTACCGAGGCCTCGAAGCGGCGTTCCCGGGCGAGTCGCCGATCATCACCTCGAAGACCCGGGACGGCCGCTACACGCTTGTGCGCGTGGTGAGCGACCGGAACCCGGGTGACTACTTCCTGTTCGATACCGTAAAGAAGGACGCCGCGCGCATCATCAGCCGGCGCGAATGGCTGGATCCCGCCGCGATGGCCGAGTCCAGGCCGATCACGCTGGCCAGCCGGGATGGCCTGCGGCTCACGGGCTACGTGACGTTGCCGCCAGGTTCCGAAGGGAACGCGCTGCCGATGGTGGTGCTGCCGCATGGCGGTCCGTTCGGCATCCATGAAGAGTGGCAGTTCCACGACGGCAGCCAGTTGCTGGCCGCGGCGGGCTACGCGGTGCTGCGCATCAACTTCCGCGGTTCCGGCAACCACGGTCGCGCGTTTGAACAGGCCGGCGCGCGCGAGTGGGGCGGCAAGATGCAGGACGACCTCACCGACGCGACCCGCTGGGCTGTCCAGCAGGGCATTGCCGACCCCGCCCGCATCTGCATCTACGGCGCGAGCTACGGCGGCTATGCGGCACTCATGGGTGCGGCCAAGGAGCCTGACCTCTACAGATGCGCGGTGGGCTACATCGGCGTCTACGACCTGCCGATGATGCACGCGCGTGGCGACATGCAGCGGCGCGGTTCCGGCGAGACCTACCTGCGCGAATGGATAGGTGACCCGGAGTCGCTCGCGGCGGTCTCGCCGAGCCGCCTCGCCGACAGGATCAAGATCCCGGTGTTCCTTGCCGCCGGTGGCGAGGACGAGCGTGCGCCCATCGAACATTCCAGGCTGATGGAGCGTGCGCTGAAGCAAGCGGGCGTGCCGGTGGAAACGCTCTACTACAAGTCCGAAGGTCACGGGTTCTACGTCCAGGCGCATCGCCGGGAATTCTACGAGCGGCTGTTGGCGTTCCTCGACAGGCATATCGGCGAAGGCAGGGACGTGGCAACGGCGGAGTGA
- a CDS encoding oligopeptide transporter, OPT family translates to MGEHKHGAVPQLTFRAVLLAIILAVVLSAANAYLGLFAGLTIATAIPAAVVSMGVLRLLGGGTILENNIVQTGASAGSSIAAGVIFTIPALIILGYWDTFEYWWVLAIAGLGGLLGVLFSVPLRRTMIVEDPLPFPEGKAAAEVLKAGENPGPGLRILAMAAGIGALVKVAAESGMRMIPDNAVASGFMGKYLGYMGTNLSPALLGVGYIVGLNIGIVVLSGAILSWNIAIPIYHAFFLGSDPVLAAQLAGASAADAAGAIWSTKIRYLGVGAMLIGGIWTLFSLRKSLLSGVKSGIAAARKGSGEAVAETDRDLPMKWMLIALLLFVIPLLVLYQAIVGNWFVSVPMTIIMIVAGFLFVSVSAYLAGLVGSSNNPVSGITIATILFAAAVLVILLGRDSPVGAVAAIMIGAVVCCAAAVGGDNLQDLKAGYIVGATPWKQQLMLGIGAFSCALIMAPVLNLLAQAYGIGAPTPEQPQSLAAPQATLMASVAKGMFGGELPWDMIAIGAGVGAAIIAFDEWLKSRASTFRVPVLAAAIGIYLPIELMVPIFLGGVLAWLVENKHGVHPHDEAARDRIHRPGTLFAAGLITGEALMGIAIAVPIVVTERADVLAVSEALHFNQWVGLAVLAVVAWLLYRSGARQDTTAAPVEPGPV, encoded by the coding sequence ATGGGCGAACACAAGCACGGGGCCGTCCCGCAGTTGACCTTCCGCGCGGTGCTTCTGGCGATCATCCTCGCCGTGGTGCTGTCGGCCGCCAACGCCTACCTGGGCCTGTTCGCGGGCCTGACCATCGCCACCGCGATCCCGGCGGCGGTGGTGTCGATGGGCGTGCTGCGCCTACTCGGTGGCGGCACGATCCTCGAGAACAACATAGTGCAGACCGGCGCCTCCGCCGGTTCGTCGATCGCGGCGGGCGTGATCTTCACCATTCCGGCGCTGATCATCCTCGGCTACTGGGACACGTTCGAGTACTGGTGGGTGCTGGCGATCGCCGGCCTCGGCGGCCTGCTCGGCGTGCTGTTCTCGGTGCCACTGCGGCGCACGATGATCGTCGAGGATCCACTGCCGTTCCCCGAGGGCAAGGCCGCGGCCGAGGTGCTCAAGGCCGGCGAGAACCCGGGGCCGGGGCTCAGGATCCTCGCCATGGCCGCGGGCATCGGCGCCCTGGTCAAGGTCGCCGCCGAGAGCGGCATGCGCATGATCCCGGACAACGCGGTGGCGTCGGGCTTCATGGGCAAATACCTGGGCTACATGGGCACCAACCTGTCGCCGGCGCTGCTGGGCGTGGGCTACATCGTGGGCCTCAACATCGGCATCGTGGTGCTGTCGGGCGCGATCCTGTCCTGGAACATCGCGATCCCGATCTACCACGCGTTCTTCCTGGGCAGCGACCCGGTGCTGGCCGCGCAGCTCGCGGGCGCATCGGCGGCTGACGCGGCCGGCGCCATCTGGTCGACCAAGATCCGCTACCTCGGCGTCGGCGCGATGCTGATCGGCGGCATCTGGACGCTGTTCTCGCTGCGCAAGTCGCTGCTGTCGGGCGTGAAGAGCGGCATCGCCGCCGCGCGCAAGGGCAGTGGCGAGGCGGTGGCCGAGACTGACCGCGACCTGCCGATGAAGTGGATGCTGATCGCGCTGCTCCTGTTCGTGATCCCGCTGCTGGTGCTGTACCAGGCCATCGTCGGCAACTGGTTCGTCAGCGTGCCGATGACGATCATCATGATCGTGGCCGGCTTCCTGTTCGTGTCGGTGTCGGCGTACCTGGCGGGCCTGGTGGGTTCGTCGAACAACCCGGTCTCGGGCATCACCATCGCCACCATCCTGTTCGCGGCGGCGGTGCTGGTGATCCTGCTTGGCCGCGACTCGCCGGTCGGCGCGGTGGCGGCGATCATGATCGGCGCCGTGGTGTGCTGCGCGGCGGCGGTCGGTGGCGACAACCTGCAGGACCTCAAGGCCGGTTACATCGTCGGCGCGACGCCGTGGAAGCAGCAGCTGATGCTCGGCATCGGTGCGTTTTCCTGCGCGCTGATCATGGCGCCGGTGCTCAACCTGCTGGCGCAGGCCTACGGCATCGGCGCGCCCACTCCGGAGCAGCCGCAGTCGCTGGCCGCGCCGCAGGCCACGCTGATGGCCTCGGTGGCCAAGGGCATGTTCGGCGGCGAGCTGCCCTGGGACATGATCGCGATCGGCGCGGGCGTCGGCGCGGCGATCATCGCCTTCGACGAGTGGCTGAAGTCGCGCGCCTCGACCTTCCGCGTGCCGGTGCTGGCGGCAGCCATCGGCATCTACCTCCCGATCGAGCTGATGGTGCCGATCTTCCTCGGCGGCGTGCTGGCCTGGCTGGTGGAGAACAAGCACGGCGTGCATCCGCACGACGAGGCGGCGCGCGACAGGATCCACCGCCCGGGCACGCTGTTCGCCGCCGGCCTGATCACCGGCGAGGCGCTGATGGGCATCGCCATCGCAGTGCCTATCGTGGTCACGGAGCGCGCGGACGTGCTGGCGGTGTCCGAGGCGCTGCACTTCAACCAGTGGGTGGGGCTGGCGGTGCTGGCGGTGGTGGCCTGGCTGCTCTACCGCAGCGGCGCCAGGCAGGACACCACGGCCGCGCCGGTGGAGCCCGGACCCGTCTGA
- a CDS encoding S9 family peptidase, with product MLRTALLPLCLLAALPVVADARGLEARDLVALDRVSSPTLSPNGTQLVFAQRSVDLAANTSTTALYARNLVTRDNAPPRRLTPEGWNVNSPGFSPDGATVYFLSAKNGSQQLYAIGLDGGAPRQLTGFALDVGTYHVSPDGRRIAFSADTFGDCAADFACTQKRLDERKAAKTSGVLYDQLFVRHWDTWNDGRRNRLFVADLPTGKAGPVATAVAISGALDGDVPGKPFGGAEDYSWAPDGGSVVASVKVAGREEPWTTNFDLYRLAVDGQAAPVNLTADNPAWDAGPVFSADGKTLFYRAMKRPGFEADRYALMALDLASGERREIAPNWDRSPSQLVPSADGRTLYVAAQDTGDYPLFRIDVASGDVAKLVGDGTVSSFALAGDTLAIGRNTIATGDVIYTTTLDAQALRAITPTATERLPGVDFGAYEQFSFKGAKGATVHGYVVKPWNFEEGKTYPVAFLIHGGPQGSFGNGWSYRWNPQTYAGQGYAVVMIDFHGSTGYGQAFTDAISGDWGDAPLVDLQKGWAAAQKQYGFLDGDNACALGASYGGYMVNWIASQWNAPWKCLVNHNGVFDTRSMGLVTEELWFSEWENGGTVFEKPEAYERYNPARHIDKWRVPMLVVAGQNDFRVPLDQSLSTFTALQRQGIASQLLYFPDENHWVLKPQNSVLWHDTVNAWLKQHIGD from the coding sequence ATGCTGCGAACCGCCCTGTTGCCCCTGTGCCTGCTGGCCGCGTTGCCGGTGGTGGCCGACGCCCGCGGGCTCGAGGCTCGCGACCTGGTCGCGCTCGATCGCGTGTCCTCGCCCACGCTGTCGCCCAACGGCACGCAGCTGGTGTTCGCGCAGCGTTCGGTCGACCTGGCCGCCAACACGTCGACCACGGCGCTGTACGCGCGCAATCTGGTGACGCGTGACAACGCGCCGCCGCGGCGGCTCACGCCCGAGGGCTGGAACGTCAATTCGCCGGGCTTCTCGCCGGATGGCGCCACCGTGTACTTCCTGAGCGCGAAGAACGGGTCGCAGCAGCTGTACGCGATCGGCCTGGACGGCGGCGCGCCGCGCCAGCTCACCGGTTTCGCGCTCGACGTCGGCACCTACCACGTGTCACCCGACGGCCGCCGCATCGCGTTCAGCGCCGACACCTTCGGCGACTGCGCGGCCGATTTCGCCTGCACGCAGAAGCGCCTCGACGAGCGCAAGGCGGCCAAGACGTCCGGCGTGCTCTACGACCAGCTGTTCGTGCGCCACTGGGACACGTGGAACGACGGCCGCCGCAACCGCCTCTTCGTGGCCGACCTGCCGACCGGCAAGGCCGGCCCGGTCGCGACCGCGGTGGCCATCAGCGGCGCGCTCGATGGCGACGTCCCCGGCAAGCCGTTCGGCGGCGCCGAGGATTACAGCTGGGCGCCCGACGGCGGCAGCGTCGTGGCCAGCGTCAAGGTCGCGGGACGCGAGGAGCCGTGGACCACCAACTTCGACCTCTATCGCCTGGCCGTCGACGGCCAGGCGGCGCCGGTCAACCTCACCGCCGACAACCCCGCCTGGGATGCCGGCCCGGTGTTCAGCGCCGATGGCAAGACCCTGTTCTACCGCGCCATGAAGCGCCCGGGATTCGAGGCCGACCGCTACGCGCTGATGGCACTCGACCTGGCCAGCGGCGAACGCCGCGAGATCGCCCCCAACTGGGACCGCTCGCCGAGCCAGCTGGTGCCTTCCGCCGATGGCCGCACGCTCTACGTGGCCGCACAGGACACCGGCGACTACCCGCTGTTCCGCATCGACGTGGCCAGCGGCGACGTCGCGAAGCTGGTGGGCGATGGCACGGTGTCGTCGTTCGCTCTCGCCGGTGACACCTTGGCCATCGGCCGCAACACCATCGCGACCGGCGACGTGATCTACACCACCACGCTGGATGCGCAGGCGCTGCGCGCCATCACGCCGACCGCGACCGAGCGCCTGCCGGGTGTCGACTTCGGCGCCTACGAGCAGTTCTCGTTCAAGGGCGCCAAGGGCGCGACCGTGCACGGCTACGTGGTCAAGCCGTGGAACTTCGAGGAAGGCAAGACCTATCCGGTCGCTTTCCTGATCCATGGCGGGCCGCAGGGCAGCTTCGGCAACGGCTGGAGCTACCGCTGGAACCCGCAGACCTATGCCGGCCAGGGCTATGCCGTGGTCATGATCGACTTCCACGGGTCCACCGGCTACGGCCAGGCGTTCACCGATGCCATCAGCGGCGACTGGGGCGATGCGCCGCTGGTCGACCTGCAGAAGGGCTGGGCCGCGGCACAGAAGCAGTACGGCTTCCTCGACGGCGACAATGCCTGCGCGCTGGGCGCCAGCTACGGCGGCTACATGGTCAACTGGATCGCCAGCCAGTGGAACGCGCCGTGGAAGTGCCTGGTCAACCACAACGGCGTGTTCGACACCCGTTCGATGGGCCTGGTGACCGAGGAGCTGTGGTTCAGCGAGTGGGAGAACGGCGGCACCGTGTTCGAGAAGCCCGAGGCCTACGAGCGCTACAACCCCGCGCGGCACATCGACAAGTGGCGCGTGCCGATGCTGGTGGTGGCCGGCCAGAACGACTTCCGCGTGCCCCTCGACCAGAGTCTGTCGACGTTCACCGCCCTGCAGCGCCAGGGCATCGCGTCGCAGCTGCTGTACTTCCCGGACGAGAACCACTGGGTGCTGAAGCCGCAGAACAGCGTGCTCTGGCACGACACCGTCAACGCCTGGCTCAAGCAGCACATCGGCGACTGA